Proteins from a genomic interval of Cupriavidus pauculus:
- a CDS encoding response regulator has product MTLRILLADDHPVITAAIGARLQSQTGWEVCGEIATATELLQQTELLRPDVVVTDFHMPGPAQLDGMRLLTALRRRYPTMSIMVLTMITNPLVLRTILDVRVQGLLLKDSQLPEIVTAIARAQRGFTYIGKSALRALAPAEVRTMAPLGRDTMQRLSAREMEVLRLYLTGRTVTEIATTLCRSVKTISRQKNCAMHKLGVSNDRELFECAALQGMVLPRC; this is encoded by the coding sequence ATGACGTTGAGGATATTGCTGGCAGACGATCACCCCGTCATTACGGCGGCGATCGGAGCCAGATTGCAGTCGCAGACCGGGTGGGAGGTCTGTGGAGAGATTGCCACCGCCACCGAGCTGCTCCAGCAGACCGAACTGCTGCGCCCCGATGTGGTGGTGACCGATTTCCACATGCCCGGCCCGGCGCAGCTTGACGGCATGCGCCTGCTCACGGCCCTGCGGCGGCGATATCCGACCATGTCGATCATGGTGCTGACGATGATTACCAATCCGCTGGTGCTGCGGACCATCCTCGACGTGCGCGTGCAGGGGCTGCTGCTCAAGGACAGCCAGTTGCCGGAGATCGTCACGGCCATTGCCCGCGCGCAGCGGGGCTTCACCTATATCGGCAAGTCGGCACTGCGGGCGCTGGCCCCGGCCGAGGTGCGCACGATGGCGCCGCTGGGGCGCGACACGATGCAGCGCCTGTCCGCCCGCGAGATGGAGGTGCTGCGCCTGTACCTGACCGGCCGCACGGTCACCGAGATCGCCACCACGCTGTGCCGCAGCGTGAAGACCATCAGCCGCCAGAAGAACTGCGCCATGCACAAGCTGGGCGTCAGCAACGACCGCGAGCTGTTCGAGTGCGCGGCGCTGCAGGGCATGGTGCTGCCGCGATGCTGA